The Thiobacillus sp. genome contains the following window.
TTGAAGGAGTGCTGACCGATGTGCGTTGCCCAGCTCATTAATTTGTTAAAGGTGGTGCTGTCATTCCCGCGCAGGCGGGGATCCATGCAGTTGGAACTCCTGGGTTCCCGCCCCAGGACTTCGCGGGGGCAGGCTCTGAGCGGGAACGATGGCGTCGGGATTTGGCGAAGCTTGCCATGGGTGCTTCCCCTGCTCTGGGCCTGCCTTGCGTTGCCTGCCCAGGCCGAAGACCTGCCGCCCCTCACCCACGCCCTCACCCCCATCTCCAAGCCCTATGCGGCCCCGGCCCTGAAGCTGCAGGACCTGGACGGCAAGGCCCACGATCTGGCAGACCTGAAAGGAAGGGTGGTGCTTATCAACTTCTGGGCCACCTGGTGCCCCCCCTGCAGGCGGGAGATGCCCTCCCTGGAACGCCTGCGCCAGCGGCTGGCCGAGAAGGGACTTGCGGTAATCGCCGTCGACGTGGGGGAGGACGCGGACACGGTGTTTTCCTTCACCGGCCAGTTGGAGCCGGCCCCCGCCTTCCCATTGCTGCTGGACCGGGATTCAAAGGCCATGCAGGCCTGGAAGGTGAAGGGCCTGCCCACCACCTTCGTTGTGGATCCCCAGGGACGGGTGGTTTACCGGGCTGTCGG
Protein-coding sequences here:
- a CDS encoding TlpA family protein disulfide reductase, which produces MQLELLGSRPRTSRGQALSGNDGVGIWRSLPWVLPLLWACLALPAQAEDLPPLTHALTPISKPYAAPALKLQDLDGKAHDLADLKGRVVLINFWATWCPPCRREMPSLERLRQRLAEKGLAVIAVDVGEDADTVFSFTGQLEPAPAFPLLLDRDSKAMQAWKVKGLPTTFVVDPQGRVVYRAVGGREFDHDGLVEQLLRHLPRN